One part of the Tenacibaculum sp. 190130A14a genome encodes these proteins:
- a CDS encoding glycoside hydrolase family 2 TIM barrel-domain containing protein: MKVILRITLLFFTLNFYSQAQKVAVVKNKEGIKLTVNDKPFIINGVNWDYVPIGTTITDPGIWNQSDDIIKSALDSEMSLLKNMGVNAIRTYNLKPRWITYIYDRYGIYTMLNITFGAYGLTINGAWVPETDYADPATKKVLMKEATDMAKTYKNTRGLLLYMIGNENNYHLVWKGTETEDIPIPKSKGEETRVAARALYRAFNEAVKEVKKIDTSHPVAICNGDLGFLDIVKEECTDIDIYGTNMYRGKNFTDAFDRVKKELNLPVLLAEFGSDAYNARDGKEDQAMQAFYDVENWKDIYSNAAGLGKAGNALGGFTFQFSDGWWKYGQTKNLDVHDNNASWSNGGYARDIARPGDNNMNEEWFGICAKGPTDARGLYQLYPRAAYYALQQVHKLNPYDNGMTLDFLNNYFEGINVMDAVLKARGDQAALKAQEGGKIKISQLRAEFTTFYTGGSLLTTPETPDPIQNRYPNQTGFDFMHSYYIGIEGKPSDNMRAEVNFNVIGEVAENPIDEIFYENRARPIEDVNTANGNVTLGDVNRVNVYNASFEWNAKDFNLRGFYRTGHYHWGYEGDFFGLYPEANYGPNLDIYGGEILGVEIDGKRSLKGLKVAAGPQLWWGANPTMLLKYSKNVGGIDVTGIYHRDINTDLEFDQTGRRILNNNQVRSGVIPPWPTERATLVFEKKFGNIGVTLGGIWAGSPLNGSLFQDVRGTSGNYIVYTDKINSDDNWGGKAKVTYQKGRFNWYAQGSIMGLVANGGADQTQTFTGWKLRDNGSGNQTNFLSGFTYSFGNFQVAPNFLWQKPIVDAMPNDVTGPGRLRNVIDDPFVVRANRETTAGEILFTYDPTPGTWMYQWDNDRKEDAKFAMNLGFVYRHLPTTQDAHIGFLADRSFFAFNNSAPAEDLWEVHSRVVSKISPDFGLIANIYAGNGQANGDSQRTIDRFGTDIRVIYKKMKIIGGVKVNDWGPFDYHRDFNLTFPLQLMLDFSTSVGKQDWFILPNTKIGIRGTWRSLDEFSPRYAPNETLPFANSPIISPVGFGNGTEWEIRTYIHINIGK, translated from the coding sequence ATGAAAGTAATTTTAAGAATAACATTACTTTTTTTTACATTAAACTTTTATAGTCAAGCTCAAAAAGTAGCTGTTGTAAAAAATAAAGAAGGAATTAAATTGACAGTTAACGATAAGCCATTTATTATTAATGGTGTCAATTGGGATTATGTTCCTATAGGTACAACTATTACTGACCCTGGAATTTGGAATCAATCTGATGATATCATAAAATCAGCCCTAGATTCTGAAATGTCTCTTCTAAAAAACATGGGGGTAAATGCTATTAGAACTTATAATTTGAAACCTCGATGGATTACTTATATCTATGATAGGTATGGTATCTATACAATGCTCAATATTACTTTTGGAGCATATGGATTAACAATTAATGGTGCCTGGGTACCTGAAACAGATTATGCAGATCCAGCAACTAAGAAAGTGTTAATGAAGGAGGCTACTGATATGGCCAAAACATATAAGAATACTAGAGGGTTGCTATTATATATGATAGGTAATGAGAATAATTATCATTTAGTTTGGAAAGGAACCGAAACAGAAGATATTCCAATACCCAAAAGTAAAGGAGAAGAAACTAGAGTTGCTGCAAGAGCACTATACAGAGCTTTTAATGAAGCAGTAAAAGAGGTAAAGAAGATAGATACGTCTCACCCTGTAGCTATTTGTAATGGAGATCTAGGGTTTTTAGATATCGTTAAGGAAGAATGTACAGATATAGATATCTATGGTACCAATATGTATAGAGGGAAAAACTTTACAGATGCTTTTGATCGAGTTAAAAAGGAATTGAACCTTCCAGTTTTATTAGCAGAATTTGGTTCAGATGCATATAATGCAAGAGATGGGAAAGAAGATCAGGCAATGCAGGCTTTTTATGATGTAGAAAACTGGAAAGATATTTATTCCAATGCAGCTGGTTTAGGAAAGGCAGGAAATGCCCTTGGTGGATTTACCTTTCAATTTAGTGATGGTTGGTGGAAATATGGTCAAACGAAAAACTTAGATGTTCATGATAACAATGCATCTTGGAGTAATGGAGGGTATGCTAGAGATATAGCTAGACCAGGTGATAATAATATGAATGAAGAATGGTTTGGTATCTGTGCAAAAGGACCAACCGATGCGCGTGGTTTATATCAATTATACCCGAGAGCCGCTTACTATGCATTACAACAAGTTCATAAGTTGAATCCTTATGATAATGGAATGACTTTAGATTTCCTCAATAATTATTTTGAAGGAATTAATGTAATGGATGCTGTTTTGAAAGCAAGAGGAGATCAAGCAGCTTTAAAAGCACAAGAAGGAGGGAAGATTAAGATAAGTCAATTAAGAGCAGAGTTTACTACTTTTTATACAGGAGGAAGTTTATTAACCACACCAGAAACTCCTGATCCAATACAGAATAGATATCCAAATCAAACAGGATTTGACTTTATGCATTCATATTACATTGGTATAGAAGGAAAACCTTCAGATAATATGAGAGCAGAAGTAAACTTTAATGTTATTGGAGAAGTAGCTGAAAATCCGATAGATGAAATCTTTTACGAAAATAGAGCAAGACCAATAGAAGATGTAAACACAGCTAATGGCAATGTTACGTTGGGAGATGTAAATAGAGTAAATGTTTACAATGCCTCATTTGAGTGGAATGCAAAAGATTTTAACCTGAGAGGATTTTATAGAACAGGACATTATCATTGGGGATATGAAGGAGATTTCTTCGGATTATATCCAGAAGCAAATTACGGACCCAATTTAGATATTTATGGAGGTGAGATATTAGGTGTTGAGATAGACGGAAAAAGATCATTAAAAGGATTAAAAGTAGCTGCTGGTCCGCAATTATGGTGGGGAGCAAACCCTACAATGCTATTAAAGTATTCAAAGAATGTTGGAGGGATAGATGTCACAGGGATTTATCATAGAGATATTAATACTGATTTAGAGTTTGATCAAACGGGTAGACGAATTTTAAACAACAATCAAGTTCGAAGTGGTGTTATACCGCCATGGCCAACAGAAAGAGCCACTTTAGTATTTGAAAAGAAATTTGGAAACATAGGAGTAACCCTAGGGGGAATATGGGCGGGGAGTCCGTTAAATGGAAGTTTATTTCAAGATGTTAGAGGAACTTCAGGAAATTACATAGTTTACACAGATAAGATTAACTCAGATGATAATTGGGGAGGTAAAGCTAAAGTAACTTATCAAAAAGGACGCTTTAACTGGTATGCCCAAGGAAGTATTATGGGATTGGTAGCCAATGGAGGTGCGGATCAAACACAAACATTTACTGGTTGGAAATTAAGGGATAATGGAAGTGGAAATCAAACCAACTTTTTATCAGGGTTTACTTATAGTTTCGGAAATTTTCAGGTAGCACCTAACTTCTTATGGCAGAAACCTATTGTAGATGCAATGCCTAATGATGTAACGGGACCGGGTAGATTGAGAAATGTTATTGATGATCCTTTTGTGGTAAGAGCAAATAGAGAAACTACAGCAGGAGAAATACTATTCACTTACGATCCAACACCAGGAACCTGGATGTATCAGTGGGATAATGATAGAAAGGAAGATGCAAAGTTTGCAATGAATCTTGGTTTTGTATACAGACATTTACCAACTACGCAAGATGCACATATTGGTTTTTTAGCTGATCGATCGTTTTTTGCTTTCAATAATTCAGCACCAGCCGAGGATTTATGGGAAGTACACTCAAGAGTGGTCTCTAAAATTAGTCCAGATTTTGGATTGATAGCCAACATTTATGCAGGGAACGGACAGGCAAATGGTGATAGTCAACGTACCATAGACCGTTTTGGAACAGATATAAGAGTCATTTATAAAAAAATGAAAATCATTGGAGGTGTGAAGGTTAATGATTGGGGACCATTTGATTATCATAGAGATTTTAATTTGACATTTCCGCTTCAGTTAATGTTAGATTTTTCTACCTCTGTAGGAAAGCAAGATTGGTTTATTCTTCCAAATACTAAAATTGGAATTAGAGGAACTTGGCGTTCATTAGATGAGTTTTCACCCAGATATGCTCCCAATGAAACACTGCCATTTGCAAACTCACCAATTATAAGTCCAGTAGGATTTGGAAACGGAACAGAGTGGGAAATAAGAACATACATTCACATCAACATAGGAAAATAA
- a CDS encoding immunoglobulin-like domain-containing protein: protein MKQLIKNIKILSTFILVISLIGCEENDAVLPKVSAGFTYTVNQDLGKVTFINISENADNYEWSFGDGTSSTEINPTKIYPTGEYTVMLKSTNISGATETFEDKVYINIPIPVRLPINFDTENVKYGDVVTFPAGNTFQLVENPDPSGSNTSTSMVGEITNNGVNFEGFFYDLDAPIDLTNNKTIKMNLWSNVALDVLLKLEEGTSGPTELLVSHGGTGWEEMIFTFTASSASYNRLTLFVDAFGTTAGKFYIDDIEQVATIDVTAPTISLNGDAMVTVIQGETFTDPGATAVDDLDGDISANIVVGGATVDVNTLGTYVITYNVSDAAGNAATEVTRTVEVVTPPTSPPTSAPVPPAREAGDVVSIYGGSYATIAVGNYDPNWGQWGHMQVNTAFDPGDGNLVLAYPNFNYQGTDFGAAGPVNASTMEFLHVDIWVASTVTNRMIKISPINAGGSATGAVEVLIEVPVTPGKWNSVDIPKSAFTGMTWDSVVQMKFDGQFNADGSANLTDPIDIYLDNIYFYKSPSSGGGGSSGNIVSIYNNDFTDISVNEWGPFWGDSSARIVDGTLNGSPAKVINMEGGKTFAGIDFSSSAFDATNFTTFHIDYKVDVLLPGQVFNIKLSNHEGGSGETSAIQYTHVPTSTDIYSLSIPLADFVAASDPENLIRNAIAQIVISAARTDTTQGVNITIDNIYFSE, encoded by the coding sequence ATGAAACAATTAATTAAAAACATTAAAATATTATCAACCTTTATATTGGTTATAAGTTTAATAGGATGTGAAGAAAATGATGCAGTATTACCTAAAGTGAGTGCTGGTTTTACTTATACCGTTAATCAAGATTTGGGAAAAGTAACATTTATCAATATATCTGAAAATGCAGATAATTATGAATGGAGTTTTGGAGACGGGACTTCTTCAACAGAGATTAATCCAACAAAAATATATCCTACAGGAGAATATACGGTGATGTTAAAATCTACCAATATATCTGGAGCTACAGAAACTTTTGAGGATAAAGTTTATATAAATATACCAATTCCGGTAAGGTTGCCAATCAATTTTGATACAGAAAATGTGAAGTATGGAGATGTTGTAACTTTTCCTGCAGGTAATACATTTCAATTGGTAGAAAATCCAGATCCTTCAGGTTCAAACACTTCAACTTCAATGGTTGGAGAAATAACGAATAACGGTGTTAATTTTGAAGGTTTCTTTTATGACTTAGATGCACCAATAGATTTAACGAATAACAAGACGATAAAGATGAATTTATGGTCAAATGTAGCATTAGACGTATTGTTAAAATTGGAAGAAGGAACATCGGGGCCCACAGAATTACTTGTAAGTCATGGGGGAACAGGTTGGGAAGAAATGATTTTTACATTTACAGCTTCAAGTGCGAGTTATAATAGGTTAACATTATTTGTAGATGCTTTTGGTACTACCGCAGGTAAATTTTATATAGATGATATCGAGCAAGTAGCAACGATTGATGTTACAGCACCAACAATATCGTTGAATGGAGATGCAATGGTTACGGTAATTCAAGGGGAAACATTTACAGATCCCGGAGCCACCGCTGTAGATGATTTAGATGGAGACATTTCTGCTAATATTGTTGTGGGTGGAGCTACAGTAGATGTGAATACTTTAGGTACTTATGTTATCACTTATAATGTAAGCGATGCAGCAGGAAATGCTGCAACTGAAGTAACCCGAACGGTGGAGGTTGTTACTCCTCCTACATCACCACCAACTTCTGCACCTGTGCCGCCAGCAAGAGAGGCTGGAGATGTGGTTTCAATTTATGGAGGAAGTTATGCTACGATAGCTGTAGGTAATTATGATCCTAATTGGGGACAATGGGGACATATGCAGGTGAATACAGCTTTTGATCCGGGAGATGGAAATTTAGTATTAGCATATCCTAACTTTAACTATCAAGGAACAGATTTTGGTGCGGCAGGTCCCGTAAACGCTTCTACAATGGAGTTTTTACATGTAGATATATGGGTAGCTTCAACCGTAACGAATAGAATGATAAAGATAAGTCCGATTAATGCGGGAGGTTCGGCAACAGGCGCTGTAGAGGTATTAATAGAAGTACCTGTAACACCTGGAAAATGGAATAGTGTTGATATTCCTAAATCAGCATTTACTGGAATGACTTGGGATTCTGTAGTCCAAATGAAATTCGACGGTCAGTTTAACGCAGATGGTTCTGCAAACTTAACAGACCCAATAGATATTTATTTAGATAATATTTATTTCTATAAATCTCCAAGTTCGGGAGGTGGGGGAAGTTCAGGAAATATAGTTTCTATTTATAACAATGACTTTACGGATATTTCAGTAAATGAATGGGGTCCGTTTTGGGGAGATTCTTCTGCGAGAATTGTTGATGGAACTCTTAATGGGAGCCCGGCAAAAGTTATAAACATGGAAGGAGGTAAGACATTTGCTGGAATTGATTTTTCTTCATCTGCATTTGATGCAACCAATTTTACAACTTTCCATATTGATTATAAAGTAGACGTTTTGTTACCAGGTCAAGTGTTTAATATTAAGTTGTCGAACCATGAAGGAGGAAGTGGTGAAACAAGTGCAATTCAGTACACTCACGTACCCACAAGTACAGATATTTATTCATTGTCTATTCCTTTAGCAGACTTCGTTGCTGCTAGTGATCCTGAAAATTTAATTAGAAATGCAATCGCACAAATAGTAATTTCTGCAGCTAGAACAGATACAACTCAAGGAGTAAATATTACAATAGATAATATTTACTTCAGTGAGTAA
- a CDS encoding glycoside hydrolase family 16 protein, giving the protein MNNHIKYSIIKRVLPKYVLLTVILMCLACNKSEEQTVATFSRLVWGDEFNTDGALNSSLWTYDIGTGQNGWGNNELQYYTDRPENVIVQNGILIITARKEAFNGSGYTSARIKTEGLFEEAYGRFEARIRVPYGQGMWPAFWLLGNNCNEPGFTWPNCGEIDIMEFRGQEPTKIHGSVHGPGYSAGNAITKSYQLTNDRFDTGFHVFGIEWAPDYVNFYVDDVLYNQITREDVTGTWVLDHPFYIIINLAVGGGFVGPPNNETVFPQSMLVDYVRVYKQ; this is encoded by the coding sequence ATGAATAATCATATAAAGTATTCAATAATTAAACGCGTATTACCTAAATATGTATTACTAACGGTGATATTAATGTGCCTTGCATGTAATAAAAGTGAAGAGCAAACGGTAGCAACATTTTCTAGACTGGTATGGGGTGATGAGTTTAATACAGATGGAGCGTTGAATAGCTCTCTTTGGACCTATGATATTGGAACAGGTCAAAATGGATGGGGAAATAACGAGTTACAATACTACACTGATAGACCAGAAAATGTAATTGTGCAAAATGGAATACTCATCATAACTGCAAGAAAAGAAGCATTTAATGGTTCAGGATACACTTCAGCTAGAATAAAAACAGAAGGACTGTTTGAAGAGGCTTACGGAAGGTTTGAAGCAAGAATAAGAGTACCCTACGGACAAGGAATGTGGCCAGCGTTTTGGTTATTAGGAAATAACTGTAACGAGCCTGGTTTTACATGGCCCAATTGTGGTGAAATAGATATTATGGAATTTAGAGGTCAAGAACCTACCAAGATCCATGGAAGTGTTCATGGTCCTGGTTATTCTGCTGGGAATGCTATTACCAAAAGTTATCAATTAACGAATGATAGATTTGATACCGGTTTTCATGTTTTTGGTATTGAATGGGCGCCTGATTACGTAAACTTTTATGTAGATGATGTTTTGTATAATCAAATAACTAGAGAAGATGTTACTGGTACTTGGGTATTAGACCATCCTTTCTATATCATTATAAACTTAGCTGTTGGAGGTGGTTTTGTGGGACCTCCAAACAATGAAACAGTTTTTCCACAAAGTATGTTGGTAGATTATGTAAGGGTATATAAACAATAA
- a CDS encoding triple tyrosine motif-containing protein, which translates to MKLVLKLSFFYCFLSCFHFFAQELPPVTNFFPKEYKGEKQNWAITQDSEKTIYIANNKGLLTYNGASWKLYNSPNETIIRSVKVIKDKVFTGCYMEFGYWKKNELDELEYTSLSETLKDTLIEDEQFWNILSFEDKVVFQSLNRIYIYDVLSNEFNILGSNESITKTYQTKNTIYFQKTNLGLFKIEKGKGVLVSGNIVLKENRIINVFQKNEDLLILLENKGFYLLAKNELTEWKTSLNFTFNNANVYNAIQLKNGNFALGTISNGFILLDSQGELLYQLNRKKGLNNNTILSLYEDVDEDIWLGLDNGISLVNEESPFTIFNDFIGNLGSIYTSTIFNDHLYLGTNQGLFFKDLNGSDDFKLVSGTEGQVWSLRVIDEVLFCGHNLGTFTINDGIANQVSNIEGTWDFKKINDSLVLQGNYDGLYVLKKDNQLWSLRNKIEGFNISSKQFEILKNRQVFVNHEYKGVYELNINSDYTSTNKIQKDTINLGVHSSIASYQNKLYLAYKKGIFGYEEDTSSFIKDTILSKVYKDDFISGKLVIQDNEMWAFTKSSLVQVTPSKLSNGIEIRKIPLDNIKRNSVVGYENILKIEKDKYLLCSSSGYIIINTSKVPKKEFDITLNKVLLKDNQLDIKVKGIFKNHENNLTFTYNVAEFDKFFLPEYQYQLKGLENKWSQWSTSFSKTFESLPYGSYTFLVRGRVGNKMSKNEASYSFEIKKPWYASNLMLVVYTITFILFSVAMHVMYRRYYKKQQRRIIQENQKELKIAQIENEKEIIRIRNEKLRQDFKDKSKELASSIMSVVKKNELLTAIKNQIVKVDNKNLKPVIDLIDQSLKDNDDWEFFQEAFNNADSEFLKRLKSLHPNLSPNDLKLCAYLRLNLSSKEIAPLFNISVRSVEIKRYRLRKKMNLQHENNLVDYILNL; encoded by the coding sequence TTGAAATTAGTTTTAAAACTCTCATTTTTCTATTGCTTTCTTAGCTGTTTTCATTTCTTTGCTCAAGAATTACCTCCTGTAACTAATTTTTTTCCTAAAGAATATAAAGGAGAAAAACAGAATTGGGCCATTACTCAAGATAGCGAAAAGACAATATATATAGCCAATAATAAAGGATTGCTAACTTATAACGGAGCATCTTGGAAACTATATAATTCTCCTAATGAAACAATAATAAGATCGGTAAAAGTTATCAAGGACAAAGTCTTTACCGGATGTTATATGGAATTTGGATATTGGAAAAAAAATGAGTTGGATGAGTTAGAATATACTTCATTATCAGAAACTTTAAAAGATACCTTGATAGAAGACGAACAGTTTTGGAATATATTATCTTTTGAAGACAAGGTTGTTTTCCAATCTCTTAACAGAATTTATATATATGACGTCTTAAGTAATGAGTTTAACATATTAGGTTCAAATGAATCGATAACTAAAACTTATCAAACTAAAAACACGATATACTTTCAAAAGACGAATCTAGGATTGTTTAAGATTGAAAAAGGGAAAGGAGTTTTAGTTTCAGGAAATATTGTTCTTAAAGAGAATAGAATAATTAATGTGTTTCAAAAGAACGAAGACCTTTTAATATTACTTGAAAATAAAGGGTTTTATTTACTTGCTAAAAATGAATTGACAGAATGGAAAACATCTTTAAACTTTACCTTTAATAATGCAAATGTTTATAATGCCATTCAGCTTAAAAATGGGAATTTTGCATTAGGAACTATATCAAACGGATTTATCCTTTTAGACTCACAAGGAGAACTCTTGTATCAATTAAATAGAAAAAAGGGATTGAATAACAATACGATACTCTCCCTATATGAAGATGTAGATGAGGATATTTGGTTGGGATTAGATAATGGAATTAGCTTGGTTAATGAAGAATCTCCTTTTACAATATTTAATGATTTCATTGGAAACTTAGGGAGTATATATACATCTACCATTTTTAATGATCATTTGTATTTAGGAACAAATCAAGGTTTGTTTTTTAAAGATTTAAATGGATCAGATGATTTTAAACTGGTCAGTGGCACTGAAGGACAAGTTTGGAGTTTAAGAGTAATTGATGAAGTTCTATTCTGTGGACATAATTTAGGAACTTTTACAATAAATGATGGTATTGCTAATCAAGTTTCTAATATTGAAGGAACTTGGGATTTTAAAAAGATAAATGACTCGCTAGTATTACAAGGAAATTATGATGGGCTTTATGTATTGAAAAAAGATAATCAGTTATGGAGTTTGAGAAACAAAATAGAAGGGTTTAATATTTCTTCAAAACAATTTGAAATATTAAAAAATAGACAAGTATTTGTAAATCATGAATATAAAGGGGTGTATGAACTTAACATAAATTCAGATTATACTTCAACGAATAAAATACAAAAAGATACGATTAACCTAGGAGTACATTCAAGTATTGCTTCATATCAAAATAAACTCTATTTAGCTTATAAAAAAGGAATCTTTGGCTATGAAGAAGATACATCTTCCTTTATAAAAGATACCATTTTGAGTAAAGTTTATAAGGATGATTTCATTTCAGGTAAACTAGTGATACAAGACAATGAAATGTGGGCGTTTACAAAGTCTAGTTTAGTACAAGTAACACCAAGTAAACTTTCTAATGGGATTGAAATTAGAAAAATTCCATTAGATAATATAAAGCGAAATAGTGTGGTTGGTTATGAGAATATTTTAAAAATAGAAAAAGACAAATATTTATTATGTTCTTCTTCAGGGTATATAATTATTAACACATCTAAGGTTCCTAAAAAAGAATTTGATATAACTCTGAATAAAGTACTCTTAAAAGATAATCAATTAGATATAAAGGTAAAAGGCATTTTTAAAAATCATGAGAATAATTTGACCTTTACTTATAATGTAGCAGAATTTGATAAATTCTTTTTACCTGAGTATCAATATCAGTTAAAAGGCTTGGAAAATAAATGGAGTCAATGGTCTACCAGTTTTTCAAAAACTTTTGAAAGTTTGCCGTATGGGAGTTATACTTTTTTGGTAAGAGGTAGAGTAGGAAACAAGATGTCTAAGAATGAGGCTAGTTACTCTTTTGAAATTAAGAAGCCTTGGTACGCGAGTAACTTAATGTTAGTAGTTTATACAATAACTTTTATCTTGTTTTCCGTAGCCATGCACGTGATGTATAGAAGGTATTATAAAAAACAACAAAGAAGAATTATTCAAGAAAATCAAAAGGAACTTAAAATAGCTCAAATAGAAAATGAAAAAGAAATCATACGAATTCGAAATGAAAAGTTAAGACAAGATTTCAAAGACAAGAGTAAAGAACTGGCTTCTTCTATTATGAGTGTTGTAAAGAAAAATGAACTATTAACAGCCATCAAAAATCAAATAGTTAAAGTAGATAACAAAAATTTAAAACCGGTTATCGATTTGATAGATCAAAGTTTAAAAGATAATGACGATTGGGAGTTTTTCCAAGAAGCATTTAATAATGCTGATAGTGAGTTTTTAAAACGTTTGAAAAGTTTACATCCTAATTTATCTCCAAATGATTTAAAACTATGTGCCTATTTGCGTCTAAATTTATCTTCTAAAGAAATAGCTCCACTTTTTAATATATCGGTAAGAAGTGTAGAGATTAAACGTTACAGATTGCGTAAAAAAATGAATTTACAGCACGAAAATAACCTTGTTGACTATATTTTGAACCTTTAA
- a CDS encoding glycosyl hydrolase family 17 protein — MKSRSHIILLIVLLISCGKEKTNTKPLKKPYKEVKAKDILGNPNYLAISYGGYRKNTREIQPTIEELKEDMKILHAMGVKLLRTYNVHLPHASNLLQAISELKKEEASFEMYVMLGAWIDCKNAWTGLPVDHTQESEQNKKEIDEAVRLANQYPDIVKIIAVGNEAMVKWATSYYVQPWVILKWVNHLQTLKKEEELDKDLWITSSDNFASWGGGSNEYHVEDLNKLIAAVDFISMHTYPMHDTHYNPRFWGVSQKEDTLSSLEKIKAAMLRARRYAESQYHGVERYMKSIGVDKPIHIGETGWASYSNEFYGNKGSKATDEYKEALFYEHMRDWTAKEGMSCFYFEAFDETWKDAQNPEGSENYFGLFTVDGKAKYALWDLVDKGVFKGLKRGGNKIVKTYNGSKENLLVDVLMPPLRKELVITP, encoded by the coding sequence ATGAAGTCAAGAAGTCATATCATATTACTCATTGTCCTCTTGATTTCTTGTGGAAAAGAGAAAACAAATACTAAGCCCTTAAAGAAACCATATAAAGAAGTGAAAGCGAAAGACATACTAGGAAACCCTAATTACCTAGCTATATCTTACGGAGGATATCGTAAGAATACGAGAGAGATACAACCAACAATTGAAGAGTTGAAAGAAGATATGAAAATTCTTCATGCAATGGGAGTTAAATTATTAAGAACCTATAATGTGCATTTACCGCATGCTTCAAATTTATTGCAAGCAATTAGCGAGTTAAAGAAGGAAGAAGCAAGCTTTGAAATGTATGTCATGTTAGGTGCTTGGATAGATTGTAAAAACGCATGGACAGGCTTACCAGTAGACCATACACAAGAAAGCGAACAAAATAAAAAAGAAATAGATGAAGCTGTTAGACTAGCAAATCAATACCCAGATATAGTAAAAATAATAGCCGTTGGTAACGAAGCTATGGTAAAGTGGGCCACGAGTTATTATGTACAACCTTGGGTAATTTTAAAATGGGTAAATCATCTTCAAACCTTAAAAAAAGAAGAGGAACTGGATAAAGATTTATGGATTACAAGTTCAGATAATTTTGCCTCTTGGGGAGGAGGAAGCAATGAATATCATGTAGAGGATTTAAACAAACTGATAGCTGCTGTAGATTTTATTTCTATGCATACCTATCCGATGCATGATACCCATTATAACCCACGATTTTGGGGTGTAAGTCAAAAAGAAGATACACTTTCTAGCTTAGAAAAAATAAAAGCTGCAATGCTTCGTGCACGTCGCTATGCAGAATCTCAATACCATGGTGTTGAACGGTATATGAAAAGTATTGGAGTTGATAAACCAATTCATATAGGAGAAACAGGTTGGGCTAGTTATTCAAATGAGTTTTATGGTAATAAAGGTTCTAAAGCCACAGATGAATATAAAGAAGCACTTTTTTATGAGCATATGAGAGATTGGACAGCTAAAGAGGGCATGTCGTGTTTCTATTTTGAAGCTTTTGATGAAACTTGGAAAGATGCTCAAAACCCTGAAGGATCAGAAAACTATTTTGGTTTATTTACCGTAGATGGAAAAGCAAAATATGCTTTATGGGATTTAGTAGATAAAGGAGTTTTTAAAGGATTAAAACGAGGAGGAAATAAAATAGTTAAAACCTACAAC